In a single window of the Erinaceus europaeus chromosome 21, mEriEur2.1, whole genome shotgun sequence genome:
- the LOC103108571 gene encoding heterogeneous nuclear ribonucleoprotein A1-like has protein sequence MSKSESPKEPEQLQKLFIGGLSFETTDESLRSQFEQWGTLTDCVVMRDPNTKRSRGFDFVTYATVEKVDAAMNARPHKVGGRVVEPKRAVSREDSQRPGAHLTVKKIFVGGIKEDTEEHHLKDYFEQYGKIEVIEIMTDQGSGKKRGFAFVTFDDHDSVDKIVIQKYHTVNGHNCEVRKALSKQEMTSASSSQRGRSGSGNFGGGHGGGFGGNDNFSCGGNFSGQGGFSGNRGGGGYGGSGDGYNGFGNDGSNFGGGGSYNDFGNYNNQSSNFGPMKGGNFGGRSSGPYGGGGQYFVKPRNQRGYGGSSSSSSYGSARRL, from the exons ATGTCAAAATCTGAGTCTCCCAAGGAGCCAGAACAGCTGCAGAAGCTCTTCATTGGAGGCTTGAGCtttgaaacaacagatgagagtctGAGAAGCCAATTTGAGCAATGGGGAACTCTCACAGACTGCGTGGTTATGAGAGACCCAAACACCAAGCGCTCCAGAGGTTTTGATTTTGTCACATACGCCACCGTGGAGAAGGTGGATGCTGCCATGAATGCAAGGCCACACAAGGTGGGTGGGAGAGTTGTGGAACCAAAGAGAGCTGTCTCTAGAGAAGATTCTCAACGACCTGGTGCCCATTTAACTGTGAAAAAGATTTTTGTTGGTGGCATTAAAGAAGACACTGAAGAACACcacct aaaagattattttgaaCAGTATGGGAAAATTGAAGTTATTGAAATCATGACTGATCAGGGCAGTGGCAAAAAGAGAGGCTTTGCTTTTGTAACCTTTGATGACCATGATTCTGTTGACAAGATTGTCATTCAGAAATACCATACCGTGAATGGCCACAACTGTGAAGTGAGGAaagccttatcaaagcaagagatGACTAGTGCCTCATCCAGCCAAAGAGGACGAAGTGGTTctggaaactttggtggtggccaTGGAGGTGGCTTTGGTGGAAATGACAACTTCAGCTGTGGAGGAAACTTTAGTGGTCAAGGTGGCTTCAGTGGCAACCGAGGTGGTGGCGGATATGGTGGCAGTGGGGATGGCTACAATGGATTTGGCAATGATGGAAGCAATTTTGGAGGTGGTGGAAGCTACAATGATTTTGGCAATTACAATAACCAGTCCTCCAATTTTGGACCTATGAAAGGAGGAAACTTTGGAGGCCGAAGCTCTGGCCCATATGGTGGTGGCGGTCAATACTTCGTCAAACCACGAAACCAACGTGGATATGGTGGctccagcagcagcagtagctatGGCAGCGCCAGAAGGCTTTAA